In Thermodesulfobacteriota bacterium, one DNA window encodes the following:
- a CDS encoding acyl-CoA dehydrogenase — MEFELTDEQRMIRETARNFAQKEVLPLAAELDETGRFPAELVRQMAELGFMGVAVPEEYGGSGMDNICYVIAMEEISRACASTGVIMSVNNSLVCDPILKFASEDVKREYLVPLASGKKLGCFALTEPGAGSDAGAQKTTATPDGDFYVVNGEKNFITNGPEADYGVLFTMTDRSKAHKGITAFVVDMNWKGVSRGRHENKMGIRGAPTSSIAFEDVRVPAANRLGGDGEGFKIAMSALDGGRIGIAAQAVGIARAALEDALAYSKERKQFGQPICEFQAIQWMLADMASEIDAARLLTWRAAWMKDRKMRHSKESSMAKLYASEAAMRAAGKGIQIHGGYGYVKEYPAERHFRDAKITEIYEGTSEIQRLVISAALLR; from the coding sequence ATGGAGTTCGAACTGACCGACGAGCAGAGGATGATCCGGGAGACGGCGAGGAATTTCGCGCAGAAGGAAGTCCTGCCGCTCGCGGCGGAGCTCGACGAGACGGGCCGCTTCCCGGCTGAACTGGTCCGGCAGATGGCCGAGCTCGGGTTCATGGGCGTCGCCGTCCCCGAGGAGTACGGCGGCTCCGGGATGGACAACATCTGCTACGTCATCGCCATGGAAGAAATCTCCAGGGCTTGCGCGTCCACGGGCGTCATCATGTCCGTCAACAACTCCCTGGTCTGCGACCCGATCCTCAAGTTCGCCTCGGAGGACGTGAAGCGGGAATACCTGGTCCCGCTGGCCTCCGGGAAGAAACTGGGCTGCTTCGCCCTTACCGAGCCGGGGGCGGGATCCGACGCCGGGGCGCAGAAGACCACGGCGACGCCAGACGGGGATTTCTACGTCGTCAACGGGGAGAAGAACTTCATCACGAACGGCCCCGAGGCGGATTACGGCGTGCTGTTCACCATGACCGACCGGTCGAAGGCGCACAAGGGGATCACGGCCTTCGTCGTCGACATGAACTGGAAGGGGGTCTCCCGGGGGAGGCACGAGAACAAGATGGGGATCCGGGGGGCGCCCACCTCTTCCATCGCCTTCGAGGACGTCCGCGTCCCGGCCGCGAACCGGCTGGGCGGGGATGGGGAAGGGTTCAAGATCGCCATGAGCGCCCTCGACGGCGGCCGGATCGGGATCGCGGCGCAGGCGGTCGGCATCGCGCGCGCGGCGCTCGAGGACGCGCTGGCCTATTCGAAGGAGCGGAAGCAGTTCGGCCAGCCGATCTGCGAATTCCAGGCGATCCAGTGGATGCTCGCGGACATGGCCTCCGAGATCGATGCGGCCCGGCTTCTGACGTGGCGCGCGGCCTGGATGAAGGACCGGAAGATGCGCCACTCGAAGGAGTCGTCCATGGCGAAGCTGTACGCCTCCGAAGCGGCCATGCGGGCGGCAGGGAAAGGGATCCAGATCCACGGGGGGTACGGGTACGTCAAGGAGTACCCCGCGGAGCGGCATTTCCGCGACGCGAAGATCACGGAAATCTACGAAGGGACCTCGGAGATCCAGCGGTTGGTGATCTCCGCGGCCCTCCTGCGGTAG